A genomic window from Pelotomaculum isophthalicicum JI includes:
- a CDS encoding aldehyde ferredoxin oxidoreductase N-terminal domain-containing protein yields MRYAETGFNLEVDLSTGNIEKVETDPKWTEQHIGGLGTNMKIMWDRVPPETEPFSPDNLLIFSTGLLCGTPAPGANRTMITTISPQTQYVAYSMMGGFFAPELKYAGYDKVIIRGKSPKLVYLWINNDKVEIRDASHLAGKGAVETQELIKKELNEPRAHVAAIGLAGENRVFFASIEQGRSSASRQGLGAVMGDKGLKAIAVRGTKDINIYKPEELVKLSEWALEYAMWRQANPVPGMIPIVAILGSPQEMLECDERWHTENFMWGNARQRRKGFWTPEIEEQWTKTQLGVRTRLISCYNCPLKCGALISVPGVSRYMMKCFTKLTYAMGAYVDDLEFGFRIAQRATEYGIDGFSGPQVMAFAVELLEAGILTEKDFEGCPEGNAERFYWLLDRIVRREGIGDILADGTYWAALKIGNGADAFAHNNIRKQEQAPLKLGMLNPIYYLMY; encoded by the coding sequence ATGAGGTACGCAGAGACAGGGTTTAATTTAGAAGTTGATTTATCAACAGGAAACATCGAGAAGGTAGAAACCGACCCGAAATGGACCGAACAACATATCGGGGGACTAGGCACCAACATGAAGATAATGTGGGACAGGGTTCCCCCTGAAACCGAACCGTTTTCTCCTGACAACCTGCTTATATTCAGCACCGGTCTTTTATGCGGCACACCTGCTCCCGGCGCTAACCGCACCATGATCACCACGATTTCTCCCCAGACGCAGTATGTGGCGTATTCAATGATGGGGGGATTTTTTGCGCCTGAATTGAAGTATGCCGGTTATGACAAAGTGATCATCCGCGGCAAGTCCCCCAAGCTGGTTTATTTGTGGATTAACAATGACAAAGTAGAAATACGCGACGCGTCTCATTTGGCAGGAAAAGGCGCTGTTGAAACCCAAGAACTGATTAAAAAGGAATTGAACGAGCCGAGAGCCCACGTGGCCGCCATCGGCCTGGCCGGTGAAAACCGGGTCTTTTTCGCTTCCATTGAACAAGGCAGGTCCAGCGCCAGCCGGCAAGGGCTGGGCGCCGTCATGGGAGACAAAGGGTTAAAGGCGATAGCTGTCCGCGGAACAAAGGACATCAACATTTACAAGCCTGAGGAACTCGTTAAGCTTAGCGAGTGGGCGCTGGAATATGCCATGTGGCGGCAAGCCAACCCGGTTCCCGGAATGATACCCATCGTGGCCATTCTCGGGTCGCCGCAGGAGATGCTGGAATGCGACGAGAGGTGGCACACCGAGAATTTCATGTGGGGAAACGCCCGCCAACGCAGGAAAGGCTTCTGGACCCCGGAAATTGAAGAACAGTGGACTAAGACCCAATTAGGTGTGCGGACGCGCTTAATCAGCTGCTATAACTGTCCGCTGAAATGCGGCGCGTTGATTTCCGTCCCGGGAGTCTCAAGATACATGATGAAATGCTTCACCAAGCTTACTTATGCGATGGGGGCCTATGTGGACGACCTGGAGTTTGGCTTTAGAATCGCCCAGCGCGCCACGGAGTATGGCATCGACGGATTCTCGGGCCCGCAGGTTATGGCTTTCGCCGTTGAGCTTCTGGAAGCCGGCATTTTGACTGAAAAGGACTTTGAAGGATGCCCGGAAGGCAACGCGGAGAGATTTTACTGGCTGCTGGACAGAATCGTCCGGCGGGAAGGTATCGGCGATATTCTGGCCGATGGCACTTATTGGGCGGCCCTCAAGATTGGCAACGGCGCGGACGCGTTTGCGCATAACAACATCAGAAAACAGGAGCAGGCGCCCCTCAAGCTGGGCATGCTGAACCCCATTTATTACCTCATGTATT